A stretch of Carboxydocella sporoproducens DSM 16521 DNA encodes these proteins:
- a CDS encoding TolC family protein: MKARIKTAALFLVILLTTLTLSDGVGAQTANPKVVKLSLDQAIDQALKHSSDLKLAQIAIDKAQIAVDKAENGKEQMEDAKDKLSSIGQWNDSFDNDLVMYYYPRQARYALTMAEKAKALKEKKVRLETQQLYYEALKAQMMRDVKKRSLDKAQEMVRLAYANQKAGVFSKLDVQNAETLAASAKAEYIAYENKLQIARMKLNKQLGLDLDTPLQLTTVLNYVPSNDLDVEKTIKDTVAESLDIYSANEAASLAALKAQLADKYYTSNVFTNREAQTAKAEAEAKKEKTEVEVRLAVKQAYYTLKSAEERINVLKASISRAREGLRITTLRYQKGMATNAELLDARVSLEQVEAQYAEAIFDYNLARAQFTSRLFVLAGSEAQTTASTGTGGAGF; this comes from the coding sequence ATGAAAGCAAGAATTAAAACCGCAGCCCTTTTCCTGGTTATTTTGCTCACCACTTTAACTTTATCTGATGGGGTAGGAGCACAAACTGCTAATCCTAAAGTGGTGAAGCTCTCCCTGGATCAGGCTATTGATCAGGCTTTAAAACACAGTTCGGATTTGAAACTGGCGCAAATAGCAATAGATAAGGCACAGATTGCTGTGGACAAAGCGGAAAACGGCAAAGAGCAGATGGAAGATGCTAAAGACAAATTGAGCTCGATCGGACAGTGGAATGACAGTTTTGATAACGACCTGGTCATGTATTATTATCCCCGTCAGGCCCGGTATGCGCTAACTATGGCGGAGAAGGCCAAAGCCCTGAAGGAAAAAAAGGTACGCCTGGAAACCCAGCAGCTTTATTATGAGGCTTTAAAAGCCCAGATGATGCGGGATGTCAAGAAACGCAGCCTGGATAAAGCTCAGGAAATGGTGCGGCTGGCTTATGCCAACCAGAAAGCCGGGGTTTTCTCCAAACTGGATGTCCAGAATGCCGAAACCCTGGCCGCATCCGCCAAAGCGGAATATATAGCCTATGAAAATAAGTTACAGATCGCACGCATGAAATTGAATAAGCAGCTGGGACTGGACCTGGACACTCCCCTGCAATTGACCACTGTGCTCAATTATGTTCCCAGCAATGACCTGGATGTGGAAAAAACCATCAAAGATACGGTGGCTGAATCCCTGGATATTTACAGTGCCAATGAAGCAGCCAGTCTGGCAGCATTGAAGGCTCAGCTGGCAGATAAATATTATACTTCCAATGTTTTTACCAACCGGGAAGCTCAGACGGCCAAAGCAGAGGCAGAAGCGAAAAAAGAAAAAACGGAAGTAGAAGTGCGGCTGGCAGTAAAACAGGCCTATTATACCCTCAAATCTGCCGAGGAGAGGATTAATGTCTTAAAAGCCAGTATAAGTAGGGCCCGGGAGGGACTGCGCATTACCACCCTGCGCTATCAGAAGGGGATGGCAACCAATGCTGAGCTGCTGGATGCCCGGGTTAGCCTGGAACAGGTGGAAGCCCAGTACGCAGAAG
- a CDS encoding efflux RND transporter permease subunit: MRISDLSIRRPVLTAVVFIFIIIMGLVSVTRLGLDLYPDLNFPVAAVVVNYEGVGPQEIENLITRPVEQAMGTVNNIDHITSESQPGSSLVLVWFKWGTDMSEAAIQMREKLDRIKPVLPRDADTPMVLKMDPTQIPILQLGVTGGKDLADLQQIVEDKIQPRLERLEGVASVVTTGGYTREILVQLDSNKLQQYGLNSTQIAGILRQENLSLASGELTDGGKILFVRTLGEFRSIDQLANLPIPLPQGGSIALKDLALVKDSNKKVRQYTRINGKPSIGIHILKQTGTNIVQVADRVNAELKQLQKELKADGVQISIAVDNSKFIRDSINQIKQHSLEGAVLSIIVLLLFLRNWRSTIIVGLAIPISVVSTFVLLYLKGITLNMMSLGGLALGIGRMVDDSIVVLENIYRHRERGLSLIEAARQGTAEVSNAVIAATLTAIAVFLPMIFVEGIAAELFRQMALTVSFSLLCSLLVSLMLVPMLSSRFLRLEQEKNRHVVWWDRMLNWFSAGLSTLDDRYRDLLAWSLGHRKTVVLLVIGLLVASGALVPVIGMEFMPKTDTGEIAVDIKLAKGTILEKTAAVAEYCEQKALELPETKVIFTSVGPSGRGGMVNLSGQSENAQIRIKVGARSERQRSTDEIVEDLRRRIGVVPGAKISVKMSDASQGGPAGAPIQINIKGQDLEELARLADEVVKRVKQVPGTREVESNLEASRPELQIYLKREVAAQYGLTATQVASAVHQALAGETATRFRTGKDEIDVRLALEDSYAESLGRLAALPLSLPGGGVVALGQVADLSVTMGPTSIKREENARVVTVSAENVGRDLGSVTKDIQKALADLPLPPDYTLEYGGQNKEMMQSFVSLAQALVLAIIMVYLVMAAQFESFLYPFIIMFSLPTTFIGVVAGLALTGRAFSVNAFIGVIMLVGIVVSNAIVLVDYINILRERGKDRWTAILEAGHTRLRPILMTTLTTVLGMIPLALGIGEGAEAEAPLATVVVGGLTTSTILTLVFVPVVYTLFDDVRNWRFKKSKIGGNYHESKN; the protein is encoded by the coding sequence ATGAGGATCTCCGACCTTTCCATCCGGCGCCCGGTTTTAACTGCCGTAGTATTCATTTTTATCATCATAATGGGCCTGGTTTCGGTTACCCGTTTGGGGCTGGACCTTTATCCTGATCTGAATTTCCCGGTTGCTGCGGTTGTGGTTAATTACGAAGGGGTGGGACCCCAGGAGATTGAGAACCTGATTACACGCCCGGTGGAACAGGCTATGGGTACAGTCAACAATATCGATCATATTACCTCGGAAAGCCAGCCGGGCTCATCCCTGGTGCTGGTCTGGTTCAAGTGGGGCACTGATATGAGTGAAGCCGCCATCCAGATGCGGGAAAAATTGGACCGGATCAAGCCTGTGCTGCCCAGGGACGCCGATACCCCCATGGTGCTGAAAATGGACCCAACCCAGATCCCCATTTTGCAGCTGGGGGTGACTGGAGGTAAAGACCTGGCGGATTTGCAACAAATCGTGGAGGATAAAATCCAGCCCCGACTGGAACGACTGGAGGGGGTAGCCTCGGTAGTTACCACCGGGGGTTATACCAGGGAGATTCTGGTGCAGCTGGATAGCAACAAGTTACAGCAGTATGGGCTCAACAGTACCCAGATTGCCGGCATTCTGCGTCAGGAAAACCTGAGTCTGGCCAGCGGGGAGCTGACTGATGGCGGCAAAATCCTGTTTGTCCGTACTCTGGGAGAATTCAGGAGTATTGATCAGCTAGCCAATCTGCCGATTCCTCTGCCCCAGGGTGGCTCGATTGCCTTGAAGGATCTGGCTCTGGTCAAGGATAGTAATAAAAAAGTGCGTCAGTATACCCGTATCAACGGGAAGCCCAGTATTGGGATTCATATTCTGAAACAGACCGGGACCAATATTGTGCAGGTAGCCGACCGGGTCAATGCGGAACTGAAGCAGTTACAAAAAGAATTAAAAGCGGACGGGGTCCAGATCAGCATAGCGGTGGATAACTCCAAATTTATCCGGGATTCCATCAATCAGATCAAACAGCATTCCCTGGAGGGCGCTGTTCTCTCCATCATCGTGCTGTTGCTGTTTTTACGCAACTGGCGCAGTACCATCATTGTTGGCCTGGCCATTCCCATTTCAGTGGTTTCCACCTTTGTCTTGCTCTATTTGAAAGGCATCACCCTTAATATGATGTCGCTCGGGGGACTGGCCCTGGGGATAGGGCGGATGGTGGATGATTCCATCGTGGTGCTGGAAAATATCTATCGTCACCGGGAGCGGGGCTTGAGTCTCATTGAAGCAGCCCGCCAGGGCACAGCCGAAGTGAGCAATGCTGTTATCGCTGCTACTCTGACGGCAATTGCCGTATTTCTGCCCATGATTTTTGTGGAAGGCATTGCTGCTGAACTGTTCCGGCAAATGGCTTTAACCGTTTCTTTCTCCCTGCTTTGCTCCTTGCTGGTATCTCTGATGCTGGTACCTATGCTGTCCTCCAGATTTTTGCGTCTGGAGCAGGAGAAAAATCGGCATGTGGTCTGGTGGGACCGGATGCTCAACTGGTTTAGCGCGGGTCTCAGCACACTGGATGATCGTTATCGGGATTTACTGGCCTGGAGTCTGGGCCACCGCAAAACAGTGGTCCTGCTGGTAATCGGGTTGCTGGTAGCCAGTGGGGCACTGGTGCCGGTAATCGGCATGGAGTTTATGCCCAAAACCGATACAGGAGAGATAGCTGTAGACATTAAGCTGGCCAAAGGAACGATACTGGAAAAAACCGCAGCTGTAGCCGAGTATTGTGAGCAAAAAGCCCTGGAGCTGCCGGAAACGAAAGTGATTTTTACTTCAGTGGGACCTTCCGGTCGGGGAGGGATGGTCAATCTCAGCGGGCAATCGGAAAATGCCCAGATTCGCATCAAGGTAGGCGCTCGTTCTGAACGGCAGCGCAGTACTGACGAAATAGTGGAAGACTTGCGCCGCCGCATCGGGGTAGTGCCTGGCGCTAAAATTTCCGTCAAAATGTCAGATGCCAGCCAGGGAGGACCTGCCGGGGCGCCCATTCAGATCAATATCAAGGGGCAGGACCTGGAGGAGCTGGCTCGCCTTGCGGATGAAGTAGTGAAAAGGGTGAAACAGGTGCCTGGAACCCGGGAAGTGGAAAGCAACCTGGAAGCCAGTCGGCCGGAACTGCAGATTTATCTCAAGCGGGAAGTGGCGGCTCAGTATGGTCTGACGGCTACTCAGGTAGCCAGTGCAGTACACCAGGCTCTGGCCGGGGAAACTGCCACCCGGTTCCGTACTGGCAAAGATGAAATAGATGTGCGATTGGCTCTGGAAGACAGCTATGCCGAAAGTCTGGGGCGCCTGGCAGCGTTGCCTTTATCCCTGCCTGGGGGCGGGGTGGTGGCATTGGGTCAGGTGGCAGACCTTTCGGTTACCATGGGCCCGACCTCCATCAAGCGGGAGGAAAATGCCCGGGTAGTGACGGTTTCGGCAGAAAATGTGGGCCGGGACCTGGGCAGCGTCACCAAAGACATTCAAAAGGCTCTGGCCGACCTGCCCTTGCCCCCTGATTATACCCTGGAATATGGCGGGCAGAACAAGGAAATGATGCAATCCTTTGTCAGCCTGGCGCAGGCGCTGGTATTGGCGATAATTATGGTCTATCTGGTCATGGCAGCTCAGTTTGAATCCTTCCTCTATCCTTTTATCATTATGTTCTCCTTGCCTACTACCTTTATCGGGGTGGTAGCAGGGTTGGCCTTGACTGGCAGAGCCTTTAGTGTCAATGCCTTTATCGGAGTGATCATGCTGGTGGGGATTGTGGTTTCCAATGCCATCGTGCTGGTGGATTACATCAATATCCTGCGGGAACGGGGCAAAGACCGCTGGACGGCCATTCTGGAAGCCGGGCATACCAGGTTGCGCCCGATTCTGATGACTACCCTCACTACTGTGCTGGGGATGATTCCTCTGGCTCTGGGAATTGGCGAAGGAGCAGAGGCGGAAGCTCCGCTGGCTACGGTAGTAGTAGGGGGATTGACCACCTCCACAATTCTGACGCTGGTGTTTGTGCCGGTGGTCTATACCCTGTTTGATGATGTGCGTAACTGGCGCTTTAAAAAATCAAAGATAGGGGGGAATTACCATGAAAGCAAGAATTAA
- a CDS encoding efflux RND transporter periplasmic adaptor subunit — MFRTGLAFLLGLTLLVGAAGCGSKAKETATASEAVPVEVVTATEGPISQTITIAGKVVPKQEIALVPKVGGKVSRVAVDIGQRVKAGQVVVELDASDLKAQIAATEAAVRLQQSLQKQAEVNYQDALNNYNRIKYLYDQGGASQQQLDAARANLDRAQAAYSPAGGGSSAAQIQQAQAQLQAQRVQLANFTLTSPINGVVTARNIDPGEMASPGVPVLTIVDDSTMLVEVGLMENQINYARPGQTVEVKITATGRTYQGVIQSISPAADPRSKSYLTRIEINNADETVKGGMVAEVTLAAQEKDKALLIPKAAIVEKLGARYVYVVTGNKVDEVKIETGLSDAEKVEVLSGIKAGQKVVIAGQNLLADGTEVQIKAGGQKQ, encoded by the coding sequence ATGTTCAGAACTGGTTTAGCGTTCTTGCTAGGACTCACACTGCTGGTAGGAGCAGCAGGATGTGGAAGTAAAGCCAAAGAAACAGCCACTGCCAGTGAGGCTGTACCGGTTGAGGTGGTAACCGCAACCGAAGGGCCCATTTCCCAGACCATTACTATTGCCGGTAAGGTGGTGCCCAAACAGGAGATAGCCCTGGTGCCCAAAGTGGGCGGCAAAGTCAGCCGGGTAGCGGTGGATATTGGCCAGAGGGTAAAAGCTGGCCAGGTGGTAGTAGAGCTGGATGCCAGTGACCTCAAAGCCCAGATTGCCGCCACTGAAGCGGCAGTGCGTCTGCAACAGTCTTTGCAAAAGCAGGCCGAAGTCAACTACCAGGACGCCCTGAACAACTATAACCGGATCAAATATCTCTATGATCAGGGGGGAGCTTCCCAGCAGCAGCTGGATGCAGCCAGGGCCAACCTGGATCGGGCCCAGGCGGCCTACAGCCCTGCCGGGGGTGGCAGTTCTGCTGCCCAGATCCAGCAGGCCCAGGCGCAGCTGCAGGCCCAGCGGGTACAGCTGGCCAACTTCACCCTGACTTCACCCATTAATGGGGTGGTAACAGCCCGCAATATCGATCCGGGGGAAATGGCATCACCGGGAGTGCCGGTCCTGACCATCGTGGATGACAGTACCATGCTGGTAGAAGTAGGCCTGATGGAAAACCAGATCAATTACGCCCGGCCAGGACAGACAGTGGAGGTAAAAATCACAGCCACTGGCCGTACCTATCAGGGGGTCATCCAGTCCATTAGTCCGGCTGCTGACCCGCGCAGCAAATCCTATTTAACCCGGATTGAGATCAATAACGCCGATGAGACGGTCAAAGGCGGCATGGTAGCGGAAGTGACATTGGCAGCCCAGGAGAAGGATAAGGCCTTGCTCATACCCAAAGCAGCCATAGTGGAAAAGCTGGGGGCCAGATATGTTTATGTTGTGACCGGTAACAAGGTGGACGAAGTCAAGATAGAAACCGGTTTGAGTGATGCCGAGAAGGTGGAGGTGCTTTCTGGAATCAAGGCTGGCCAAAAGGTGGTTATCGCTGGCCAGAACCTGCTGGCTGATGGTACTGAGGTACAGATCAAGGCAGGAGGCCAGAAACAATGA
- a CDS encoding S-layer homology domain-containing protein: MGFKRRRWQLVALFLSVLIFWTQVAWGAYGSTLYPLYEIYHPNDPTLAPGNAENYNGYLYYTGFNQTVKVAVDLNDWLMNNDLGGATISEVYADLSSIGMDSHYLLIDNGYNNFTLQFPLPDLNAEAQTFSLPLMVQINGESSPRLAGEYNLLLNYNFPGGWQLSPDPRIQTDMGLGSMTSFQVNRPGVGSIKWWPATTLSLVDPVLINSWQDWQRVWLEPKIIGYGPDYLLTMPNRLEIVMEDVYFAAGTGDPDIVKLTPDGSGGWLKSGPLDATAFVVAPGWDAQDNQVNFTVDQPGIYAFPPSLRVDLPVEDTVYLTDPAQAQVTIQGQVQDLKATIQIYLDAEPVPRATPGLNNDGTFTATLNLAGLNDGTHTLKIKALSTNPILNEEISKTVITDLQPPAVTGVADGQTYTAPVTPVFTEGSARLNGQPFLSGTTITENGQYQLVVTDSAGHVTTITFTIAIPASGPAAGDSSGSGSSSGGGSSSGSALPAGFNVPAELRAGITISPTAVTGKEPGINAGIWDITYNGSLSQPAAITFPLQTQLQDGQGAGVWYYSPLANRWLPIGGQLGADRQTITANLNHFSRYGVFLRPNSFPDLPAQHWAAATISGWAGQGRIQGYQGKFEPERTMTRAELASLLVRLLAVEDDGRSLPLPADVPASHWAARDIALVVNKGWLLGYNNRFRPQEAVTREELAVVLARLADLGASADLSSFSDNRQISPWARAAVGQAVKQGLMNGRSHSSLAARAVATRAEAVSLLYRWNKKFGINE, encoded by the coding sequence ATGGGGTTCAAGAGAAGAAGATGGCAGCTGGTGGCCTTGTTTTTGAGTGTATTGATATTTTGGACCCAGGTTGCCTGGGGGGCTTATGGCAGCACTCTTTATCCTTTATATGAAATCTATCACCCCAATGACCCGACTTTAGCTCCGGGTAATGCCGAAAATTACAACGGTTATCTCTATTACACCGGTTTCAATCAGACAGTCAAAGTCGCTGTTGATTTAAACGATTGGCTGATGAACAACGATTTAGGTGGAGCAACTATCAGTGAAGTATATGCTGACTTAAGCAGTATCGGTATGGACAGCCATTATTTGTTAATTGATAACGGATATAATAATTTTACCTTGCAATTCCCTCTGCCTGATTTGAATGCAGAAGCCCAAACCTTCAGTTTGCCCCTCATGGTCCAGATCAATGGGGAGAGTAGTCCACGCCTGGCTGGAGAGTATAATCTGCTGTTAAATTACAATTTTCCAGGCGGTTGGCAGCTGTCGCCTGACCCGCGGATACAGACCGATATGGGCCTGGGCTCCATGACTTCCTTTCAGGTAAACAGGCCCGGAGTCGGTTCAATCAAATGGTGGCCGGCAACGACATTATCCCTGGTGGATCCTGTGCTGATCAATAGCTGGCAGGATTGGCAGAGGGTTTGGCTGGAGCCAAAAATCATCGGTTATGGCCCTGATTATTTGCTTACAATGCCTAACCGCCTGGAAATCGTCATGGAAGATGTCTATTTTGCTGCAGGGACAGGAGACCCGGACATTGTTAAACTTACTCCTGATGGTTCCGGTGGTTGGTTAAAAAGCGGACCACTGGATGCTACCGCTTTTGTGGTAGCACCGGGCTGGGATGCTCAGGACAATCAGGTTAACTTTACCGTCGACCAGCCGGGCATTTATGCCTTTCCGCCCAGTTTGCGTGTGGATCTGCCGGTAGAGGATACGGTCTATTTGACAGACCCGGCTCAGGCTCAGGTGACGATCCAGGGCCAGGTTCAGGACCTGAAAGCTACCATCCAAATCTACCTGGATGCTGAACCAGTGCCGCGAGCTACACCCGGATTAAACAACGATGGCACCTTCACAGCAACTTTAAACCTGGCAGGTCTGAATGATGGTACTCATACCTTGAAAATAAAGGCCCTCTCTACCAATCCCATACTGAATGAGGAAATCAGCAAAACAGTGATTACCGACTTACAACCACCCGCTGTCACCGGAGTAGCTGATGGCCAGACTTATACCGCGCCGGTGACCCCGGTTTTTACTGAAGGAAGCGCCCGGCTCAATGGGCAACCATTTCTTTCCGGGACGACCATAACTGAGAATGGGCAATACCAGCTGGTGGTAACAGACAGTGCGGGGCATGTCACTACCATCACCTTCACTATTGCCATCCCTGCTTCCGGGCCTGCAGCGGGCGATAGTTCCGGCTCTGGCTCAAGCTCTGGGGGTGGGTCCAGCTCGGGTTCTGCCTTGCCTGCCGGATTTAATGTTCCTGCTGAACTGCGGGCGGGAATTACCATCAGCCCGACTGCAGTCACTGGCAAAGAACCCGGGATCAATGCTGGCATTTGGGATATCACTTATAATGGTTCATTAAGCCAACCGGCCGCCATCACCTTCCCCCTGCAAACACAGCTCCAGGATGGGCAAGGGGCTGGTGTCTGGTATTACAGCCCTCTGGCTAATCGTTGGCTTCCTATCGGCGGCCAGTTGGGAGCTGATCGGCAAACCATTACTGCTAATCTGAACCATTTCAGCCGTTATGGTGTGTTCCTGCGCCCCAACAGCTTCCCGGACCTCCCGGCTCAGCACTGGGCGGCAGCCACCATCTCCGGCTGGGCAGGTCAGGGACGGATTCAGGGCTACCAGGGTAAGTTTGAACCGGAACGCACCATGACCAGAGCCGAACTGGCCTCCTTGCTGGTACGGTTGCTGGCCGTAGAAGACGATGGCCGGTCCTTGCCTTTGCCTGCCGATGTCCCTGCCAGTCACTGGGCAGCCCGGGATATTGCCCTGGTGGTGAATAAAGGCTGGCTGCTGGGCTATAATAACCGCTTCCGTCCCCAGGAGGCGGTAACCAGAGAGGAACTGGCCGTGGTTCTGGCCAGGCTGGCTGACCTGGGAGCAAGTGCCGATCTAAGCTCCTTCAGTGATAACAGGCAAATCTCTCCCTGGGCCCGCGCGGCGGTAGGACAGGCAGTTAAACAGGGATTAATGAACGGGCGCAGTCACAGCTCTCTGGCTGCTCGGGCAGTTGCAACCAGAGCAGAAGCTGTAAGTTTGCTGTATCGCTGGAACAAAAAATTTGGTATCAATGAATAA
- a CDS encoding O-antigen ligase family protein, whose amino-acid sequence MTGGLQAAFILIFISIISFLTFNRGGFFAFEAMPAAAAILVMFLVVWFLVKSISERGMAILGATALWLAVWILSLSRAAHIGLAFEELLRNAMYIGSFLLIYLGNREEKFRLLAVVLLLVIGVCEALSGLGTAYGTFDFASAYNAELRRVMGTMQYPNALAAYLSMLFILGLYLYSALSQRWLKAVTAAANYLLFTGILSAQSRGAILALLLILAPALAFWPRNSRRQVLFHSLFTVGVAFAVAKWTVNFSGAVSSGQQWLGLGAGVAITILLVFLKFSLNWQEQGEKYSRILVFTGTVTVLLIGAYFLLRSGGLLERLTNINFQDQNVQERLVFYQDGLKMLKDYPLTGAGGGGWRTLFEKYQSYRYVSRETHSYPLKVLVETGIIGFSAYLLVFGGFFALLFRQWWRAKALPPLAWAGMWAVLLVTLHSFIDFTLSLSAITVTMWIIMALTLAELEEKEPLQPKSQGLSWAGVAITLVLIIFAAKISLGERYYRTAQQAFQAQDLSAAAAKIQQAIAYNSWKAEYYREQFVILLALAQQQNNPSYFAEAVKSVRKAVELDPYSANNVLNYGKALLLEGQIEQGLSELEKLTTLAPYDIRTWEVLTEAYHNVAQYYQQQGETAKAEAYRAKMQEVPRRMEKVWQQVPEKYKRMWIAWPKLEVTDYMKKLLVN is encoded by the coding sequence TTGACCGGGGGACTGCAAGCGGCATTCATATTAATTTTTATTAGTATCATTTCCTTCTTGACATTTAATCGGGGCGGCTTTTTTGCATTCGAAGCGATGCCGGCAGCAGCTGCCATTTTAGTAATGTTTTTGGTTGTCTGGTTTCTGGTTAAGTCTATCAGCGAACGGGGAATGGCCATTTTGGGAGCAACAGCTCTATGGCTGGCAGTTTGGATCTTGTCCTTGAGCAGGGCAGCGCATATAGGATTAGCTTTTGAGGAACTGTTGCGTAATGCCATGTATATTGGTTCATTTTTATTGATTTACTTGGGGAACAGGGAGGAAAAATTCCGGTTATTAGCTGTAGTTTTATTGTTGGTTATCGGTGTATGTGAGGCTTTATCCGGTTTGGGTACTGCATACGGAACCTTTGATTTCGCCTCTGCTTATAATGCGGAATTGCGGCGAGTGATGGGAACTATGCAGTACCCGAATGCCCTGGCAGCATATTTAAGTATGTTGTTTATCCTCGGTCTATATCTTTATTCAGCGCTAAGCCAGCGCTGGCTGAAAGCCGTTACAGCCGCTGCTAATTATCTGCTTTTTACCGGTATCTTATCTGCTCAGTCCCGTGGGGCAATTTTAGCCTTGTTACTTATACTGGCACCAGCGCTGGCTTTTTGGCCACGCAATTCCCGTCGACAAGTACTATTTCATTCTCTATTTACGGTAGGCGTGGCCTTTGCTGTTGCCAAATGGACTGTCAATTTTTCCGGTGCTGTCAGCAGCGGGCAACAGTGGTTGGGTCTTGGTGCAGGTGTTGCTATAACAATTCTGTTGGTTTTTCTTAAATTTTCTCTGAACTGGCAAGAGCAAGGGGAAAAATATAGCAGAATTCTGGTCTTTACTGGCACGGTTACCGTATTGCTGATCGGAGCCTATTTTCTCCTCCGTTCAGGAGGCCTGTTGGAACGGTTAACCAATATTAATTTTCAGGATCAAAACGTCCAGGAACGCCTGGTTTTCTATCAGGATGGATTGAAAATGCTGAAAGACTATCCCCTCACCGGTGCCGGTGGGGGCGGATGGCGGACCCTGTTTGAAAAGTACCAGAGTTACCGCTATGTTTCCCGGGAAACCCACAGTTATCCGCTGAAAGTTCTCGTGGAGACAGGTATTATTGGCTTCAGTGCCTATTTGTTAGTATTTGGCGGTTTCTTTGCTCTTTTGTTCAGGCAATGGTGGCGGGCTAAAGCTTTACCACCTCTAGCCTGGGCCGGAATGTGGGCTGTGTTGCTGGTTACCTTGCACAGCTTTATCGACTTTACCCTTTCCCTCTCAGCTATTACTGTTACTATGTGGATAATCATGGCCTTGACCTTGGCAGAGCTGGAAGAAAAGGAACCCCTTCAGCCCAAGAGCCAGGGGTTATCCTGGGCCGGGGTAGCCATTACTTTGGTTTTAATAATATTTGCGGCGAAAATCAGCCTGGGAGAAAGATATTATCGCACTGCCCAACAAGCGTTTCAGGCTCAAGATTTATCAGCGGCAGCTGCAAAAATTCAGCAGGCTATAGCTTATAACAGCTGGAAAGCGGAGTATTATCGGGAGCAATTTGTCATCTTGCTGGCATTGGCCCAGCAGCAAAACAATCCCTCGTATTTTGCTGAAGCAGTCAAATCTGTCCGGAAGGCGGTAGAACTGGATCCTTATTCTGCTAATAATGTACTTAATTACGGCAAAGCCTTGTTGCTGGAAGGTCAGATCGAACAGGGGCTTAGTGAACTGGAAAAGCTGACAACCCTTGCCCCCTACGATATTCGCACCTGGGAAGTTCTGACCGAAGCCTACCATAATGTAGCCCAGTACTACCAGCAACAGGGCGAAACAGCGAAGGCAGAAGCTTATCGGGCCAAAATGCAGGAAGTTCCCCGGCGGATGGAAAAGGTCTGGCAGCAAGTACCGGAAAAATACAAGCGAATGTGGATAGCCTGGCCCAAACTTGAGGTAACAGATTATATGAAAAAACTGTTGGTAAATTAG
- a CDS encoding glycosyltransferase family 4 protein, protein MQIWHLITLAEFGGAQKLVYTLARNQATQGHQVTVVSSIRGELWDWIENYKGINTIKIPSLVREISPLKDLMTLSQLYQLFCRHRPEVVHCHSSKAGILGRLAARLAGVPVKVFTVHGWSFYAPENQLLRKFYVWLEKLAARWGDALIFVSEADSRAASAEGIASKINLTIHNGLPLRTKQDKRQSRRLLNLPEHRLIIGTVGRLSTVKNPLYVLEVLAVLAADTDFLFIWVGDGPMAEAALRKAEELGIGEHCRFVGYHEDPAPWLAAMDIFVLFSRFEGLPLVIIEAMQQGVPVVAHDVGGIGEMISNGINGFLVQPGDQAAAVTRLREISESPALATELGRQGRELALAKFSQEIMLEKYMAVYKDLLAGKEREN, encoded by the coding sequence ATGCAAATCTGGCATCTTATTACTCTGGCTGAATTTGGTGGTGCCCAAAAACTGGTTTATACATTGGCGCGTAATCAAGCCACACAGGGGCATCAGGTTACCGTAGTTTCTTCAATCAGGGGCGAACTGTGGGACTGGATTGAGAATTACAAGGGGATAAACACTATTAAAATTCCGAGCCTTGTCCGGGAAATCTCTCCTTTGAAAGATCTGATGACTCTAAGTCAGTTATATCAGCTGTTTTGCCGCCATCGTCCGGAAGTAGTACATTGCCATTCTTCCAAAGCAGGGATACTGGGCCGGCTGGCAGCCAGATTGGCCGGGGTACCGGTCAAAGTGTTTACTGTACATGGTTGGAGTTTTTATGCTCCGGAAAACCAATTACTACGCAAGTTTTATGTTTGGTTGGAGAAATTAGCAGCTCGCTGGGGTGATGCTTTGATTTTTGTTTCTGAGGCCGACAGTCGTGCTGCCAGTGCGGAAGGAATTGCTTCCAAGATAAATCTTACCATCCATAATGGGCTACCGCTAAGAACAAAACAAGATAAAAGGCAATCACGCCGTCTGCTCAACTTGCCTGAACATAGGTTGATCATTGGCACTGTTGGCCGACTAAGTACTGTTAAAAACCCTTTGTATGTTCTGGAAGTACTGGCCGTTCTTGCTGCTGATACGGATTTTTTGTTTATCTGGGTTGGTGACGGGCCAATGGCTGAAGCGGCCCTTCGCAAGGCAGAAGAACTAGGGATTGGCGAACATTGCCGTTTTGTCGGTTATCATGAGGACCCTGCTCCCTGGCTGGCGGCCATGGATATTTTTGTTTTGTTTTCTCGCTTTGAGGGCTTACCCCTTGTTATCATCGAAGCCATGCAGCAGGGAGTACCGGTAGTGGCTCATGATGTAGGGGGCATTGGTGAAATGATTAGCAACGGAATCAATGGCTTCCTGGTCCAACCGGGCGATCAAGCGGCAGCTGTAACCAGGTTAAGGGAAATCAGCGAGTCCCCCGCCTTGGCGACAGAATTGGGTCGTCAGGGGCGGGAACTGGCTCTGGCTAAATTCTCTCAAGAAATCATGCTGGAAAAATATATGGCTGTTTATAAAGATTTACTGGCTGGGAAGGAGAGAGAAAATTGA